A window from Pseudomonas campi encodes these proteins:
- the blaOXA gene encoding class D beta-lactamase: MKHLLCALALLLSASLQAVEMQENPALKPLFEAVQVRGTFVLHDVANGTFSGHDRQRAQIRFVPASTFKIANSLIGLASGAVGSVDEIFPYDGKPRYLKTWERDMGLREAIKLSNVPVYQELARRIGLPRMQAQVAALGYGNGQVGAVVDRFWLDGPLAISAIEQSQFLARLAQDQLPFAPGVQAQVREISLLEQGPGWKLYGKTGWATAVEPDVGWWVGWLEQDGRLYSFALNMPIGSEQDLPRRIELGKASLRAFGLL; the protein is encoded by the coding sequence ATGAAACACCTCCTCTGCGCTCTGGCACTGCTGTTGAGCGCTTCCCTACAGGCCGTGGAGATGCAGGAGAACCCTGCGCTCAAGCCGCTGTTCGAGGCGGTACAGGTCCGCGGCACCTTCGTCCTGCACGATGTCGCCAACGGCACCTTCAGCGGCCACGACCGCCAGCGCGCGCAGATTCGCTTCGTGCCCGCGTCCACCTTCAAGATTGCCAACAGCCTGATTGGCCTGGCCAGCGGGGCGGTCGGCAGCGTCGACGAGATTTTCCCCTACGACGGCAAGCCGCGCTACCTCAAGACCTGGGAGCGCGACATGGGCCTGCGCGAGGCGATCAAGCTATCCAATGTGCCGGTCTACCAGGAGCTGGCGCGGCGCATTGGCCTGCCGCGCATGCAGGCGCAGGTGGCGGCGCTCGGCTACGGCAATGGCCAGGTCGGGGCGGTAGTGGATCGCTTCTGGCTGGACGGGCCGCTGGCCATCAGCGCCATCGAGCAGAGCCAGTTTCTCGCGCGCCTGGCCCAGGACCAGCTGCCCTTTGCCCCCGGCGTGCAGGCGCAGGTGCGGGAAATCAGCCTGCTGGAGCAGGGGCCGGGGTGGAAACTGTATGGCAAGACCGGTTGGGCCACGGCCGTCGAACCGGATGTTGGCTGGTGGGTGGGCTGGCTGGAGCAGGATGGTCGGCTGTACAGCTTCGCCCTGAATATGCCGATTGGCAGCGAGCAGGATCTTCCCCGGCGCATCGAGCTGGGCAAGGCCAGCCTGCGGGCCTTCGGGTTGCTGTAG
- a CDS encoding DUF7079 family protein, producing the protein MPANREAVWLALADLWLDTETDATTLDAIVRTLRDSGLALAELEQIFYYEVAPVVWRNAWSVAGEWSGFDPQWLAEECRRNQQRGRWHRGKCRLLRRPMTYACRELWQQICARLAPPTGAL; encoded by the coding sequence ATGCCGGCCAACCGCGAGGCCGTCTGGCTGGCGCTGGCCGATCTGTGGCTGGATACCGAGACCGATGCCACGACGCTCGACGCCATCGTGCGCACCCTGCGTGACAGCGGCCTGGCGCTTGCCGAGCTGGAGCAGATCTTCTACTACGAAGTGGCGCCGGTGGTCTGGCGCAATGCCTGGAGCGTGGCCGGCGAGTGGAGCGGTTTCGACCCGCAGTGGCTGGCTGAGGAATGCCGGCGTAACCAGCAGCGCGGACGTTGGCACCGCGGCAAATGCCGGCTGCTGCGCCGGCCGATGACCTATGCCTGCCGCGAACTCTGGCAGCAGATATGCGCCCGGCTTGCGCCGCCCACCGGTGCGCTTTAG
- a CDS encoding DUF3301 domain-containing protein, which translates to MLSLTDLTLLLLCAAIAAWFWRGHGIRERALELVKRHCAKLDIELLDGNVALRRLALLRDARGNRRLARLYDFEFTVTGEQRLSGSISMFGQQLGRIELDAHPFQAPAAFDDKVIQLDDWRRNHPKADEQRRID; encoded by the coding sequence ATGCTGAGCCTGACCGATCTGACCCTGCTGCTGTTGTGTGCCGCCATCGCCGCCTGGTTCTGGCGCGGCCACGGTATTCGCGAGCGTGCCCTGGAGCTGGTCAAACGCCACTGCGCCAAGCTGGATATCGAGCTGCTCGACGGCAACGTCGCCCTGCGCCGCCTGGCGCTGCTGCGCGATGCCCGTGGCAATCGGCGCCTGGCCCGGCTCTACGATTTCGAGTTCACCGTTACCGGCGAGCAGCGCCTGAGTGGCAGCATCAGCATGTTCGGTCAGCAACTCGGGCGCATCGAACTGGACGCCCATCCGTTCCAGGCGCCGGCCGCCTTCGATGACAAAGTGATCCAGCTGGATGACTGGCGCCGCAATCACCCGAAGGCAGACGAGCAGCGGCGCATCGACTGA
- a CDS encoding alpha/beta fold hydrolase: MHLLPWSHPSSAGFTLTGWHSAPSGKPLLHFLHGNGFCGRTYEPMLALLAEHFDLWLCDVQGHGETEHGGRFHGWNRSAELAVEAFEAGRGIFGAVPRFALGHSFGGVLSSLILAHHPQLFQRAVLLDPVLFSPPMIGVMGLSELLGLHRRNVMAKKSAARRKHWPDRATAFSLLQGRGIFRGWADEALQAYVEHALKDVDEGGVELKCRPSREVDIFSSFPKRLWPSLAKVHTPTLLLHGVKSYAFVGKSALRLAASNPAVREQQVEGGHCFMQEQPAQSAQRVLDFLLQRS; the protein is encoded by the coding sequence ATGCACTTGCTCCCCTGGTCCCACCCGAGTTCCGCCGGCTTCACCCTGACCGGCTGGCACAGCGCGCCTTCGGGCAAGCCCTTGCTGCACTTCCTGCATGGCAACGGATTTTGCGGGCGTACCTACGAGCCCATGTTGGCGCTGCTCGCCGAGCATTTCGACCTGTGGCTGTGCGATGTCCAGGGCCACGGTGAAACTGAGCACGGCGGCCGTTTCCATGGCTGGAACCGCAGCGCCGAGCTGGCTGTGGAGGCCTTCGAGGCCGGCCGCGGGATCTTCGGCGCGGTACCGCGCTTTGCCCTCGGGCATAGTTTCGGCGGCGTTCTTAGCAGCCTGATCCTGGCGCACCATCCACAGCTGTTCCAGCGAGCGGTGCTGCTCGACCCGGTGCTGTTCAGCCCGCCGATGATCGGCGTCATGGGCCTGTCCGAACTGCTCGGCCTGCACCGGCGCAATGTCATGGCGAAGAAGTCGGCGGCGCGGCGCAAGCACTGGCCGGATCGCGCCACGGCGTTCTCCCTGCTGCAGGGCCGCGGCATCTTCCGCGGCTGGGCCGACGAGGCCCTGCAGGCCTATGTCGAGCACGCGCTGAAGGATGTGGACGAGGGCGGCGTCGAGCTGAAATGCCGGCCCAGCCGCGAGGTGGATATCTTCAGCTCCTTCCCCAAGCGCCTGTGGCCATCGTTGGCCAAGGTGCATACGCCGACCCTGCTGCTGCATGGGGTCAAGAGCTATGCCTTCGTCGGCAAGTCGGCGCTGCGTCTGGCGGCGAGCAACCCGGCGGTGCGCGAGCAGCAGGTCGAGGGCGGGCATTGCTTCATGCAGGAGCAGCCGGCGCAGAGCGCGCAGCGGGTGCTCGACTTCCTCCTGCAGCGCAGCTGA
- a CDS encoding alpha/beta fold hydrolase — MDYINLPSGRFAYISEGQGEAVLLVHGLGSSLLDWQPQIEHLARYCQVFALDVRGHGQSEPLRAPVSMAELAADIADFIRAKQIQPCILVGISMGGMLTFQLLADQPQLVRAAVVINSAPSFIVDSWRIRLQVWLRLGLVRLFGLPGLARMLAGKLFPKPEQQALRELVTQRIAGNEQTSYMHAMRAIPGWSSLPAVQAVETPLLVVAGDRDYTPLAYKQAYVAQLRNARLEVIADSGHATPLDQPEALNRLLDGFIAEHSATLPA, encoded by the coding sequence ATGGACTATATAAATTTGCCCAGTGGGCGTTTTGCCTATATCAGCGAGGGTCAGGGTGAGGCGGTGCTGCTGGTGCACGGGCTGGGTTCATCCCTGCTCGACTGGCAACCGCAGATTGAGCATCTGGCGCGTTATTGCCAGGTCTTTGCCCTCGATGTGCGGGGTCATGGCCAGAGCGAACCGCTGCGCGCACCGGTAAGCATGGCCGAGCTGGCCGCGGATATTGCCGACTTCATTCGCGCCAAGCAGATCCAGCCGTGCATCCTGGTCGGCATTTCTATGGGCGGCATGCTGACCTTCCAGCTGCTCGCCGACCAACCGCAGCTGGTGCGCGCCGCGGTAGTGATCAACAGCGCGCCAAGTTTCATCGTCGACTCCTGGCGCATCCGCCTGCAGGTCTGGTTGCGCCTGGGTCTGGTGCGCCTGTTCGGCCTGCCGGGGCTGGCGCGTATGCTGGCCGGCAAGCTGTTCCCCAAACCGGAGCAGCAGGCCCTGCGCGAACTGGTGACGCAGCGCATCGCCGGCAACGAGCAGACCTCCTATATGCATGCCATGCGGGCGATTCCCGGCTGGTCGAGTTTGCCGGCGGTGCAGGCGGTGGAGACACCCTTGCTGGTGGTGGCCGGCGATCGCGACTACACCCCGCTGGCCTACAAGCAGGCCTATGTGGCGCAGCTGCGCAACGCCCGCCTGGAGGTGATCGCCGATTCCGGGCATGCCACCCCGCTGGACCAGCCCGAGGCGCTGAATCGGCTATTGGATGGCTTTATTGCCGAGCATTCGGCGACTTTACCCGCCTGA